The genome window TCAAAAAAGGCCTTGCTTACGAGTCCACTGTACCTATAAATTGGTGTCCCTCTTGCAAAACGGGCTTAGCTAATGAAGAAGTATTTAACGGTAAATGTGAACGTTGCGGAAGTCAAATCGAACGTAAAAACTTACGCCAGTGGATTTTAAAAATTACCGCCTATGCCGAAAGACTCTTGGAAGATTTAGAAGGTTTAGATTGGCCGGAAAGCACATTGGCCATGCAGAAAAACTGGATTGGCAAAAGCAAAGGGGCGGAAGTTGTTTTCCAAATTGACGGCACTAAAGATAAATTGACCGTTTTTACCACCCGTCCAGACACTTTGTTCGGCGCTACCTATATGGTAGTTTCTCCCGAACATCCGATTTTGACTCGCATCGTTTCCGACGAACAAAAAGAGGCCGTAGCCGCCTATCAGGCTGCTGCTGCTAATAAAAGTGACTTGGAACGTGTCGACCTCAATAAAGACAAAACCGGTGTATTTACCGGTGCTTATGCCATTAATCCGGTCAACGGAAACAAAATCCCTGTTTGGACGTCTGATTATGTGCTTATGGGTTATGGCACAGGGGCCATTATGGCCGTACCTGCTCATGATGAGCGAGACTATGCCTTTGCCAAAAAATTCGGCTTAGATATTATTGAAGTCATTCAGTCTGAAAAAGGAGTGAAAGAAGAAGCCTTCACCGGAGACGGAGAATTGATTAACTCCGGCTTTTTAAATGGTTTGCGCGTACGCGAAAGCAAAGCCAAAATGATTGAATGGTTAAAGGAAAAAGGGGTTGGACAAGGAAAGACTACTTATAAACTCAGAGATTGGGTGTTTGCCCGCCAACGTTATTGGGGTGAACCGATTCCTTTGGTCCACTGTGAAAAATGCGGAGTAGTGGCTTTGCCCGAGAGAGAGCTGCCCTTGCGCTTGCCCGAGATGAAAAATTTTGAGCCTTCCGGCACCGGAGAATCTCCGTTAGCCAATGCCACAGAATGGCTACACACCACTTGTCCACAATGCGCAGGCCCTGCCTTGCGTGAGACCAACACCATGCCCCAATGGGCCGGCTCTTGCTGGTATTATTTGCGCTATATGGACCCTCATAATGACCAAGCCTTAGTAGATCCTGAAATTGAAAAAGCCTACGGACCGGTGGATTGCTATATCGGCGGTGCCGAACATGCCGTATTGCATCTGTTATATGCTCGTTTCTGGCACAAGGTACTCTACGATTTGGGTGTAGTACATACCAAAGAACCTTTCCAGAAATTACGCCATCAGGGCATGATTTTGGCCTTTTCTTACCGCGACAAAATGGGGAATTATCACGGCTATGAGGAAATTGATTTCAAAGATGGAAAAGCCTTCTTAAAAACCTCTGGGGAGGAACTATCCCCCATGGTGGAAAAGATGTCCAAATCCAAAAAGAATGTTATCAATCCTGATGATATTCTTTCTCAATACGGGGCCGATGCTTTCCGTATGTATGAAATGTTTATGGGCCCCTTTGAAGCCAGCAAACCTTGGGACATGAAAGGGATTGAAGGCATTGCCCGTTTCTTACGCCGTATTGTGGCTTGGAACGACTCTGTCAAATTAACTACTGCC of Elusimicrobiaceae bacterium contains these proteins:
- a CDS encoding leucine--tRNA ligase, which translates into the protein MTIENFQEIDKKQQARWEKENLFSTPRLPKGKKFYCLDMFPYPSGVGLHVGHPEGYTASDILTRYKLMNGFDVLHPMGWDAFGLPAENYAIATGIHPAETTQKNVDNFRRQIKSLGLAYDWKRETNTTDPEYYKWTQWIFLQLFKKGLAYESTVPINWCPSCKTGLANEEVFNGKCERCGSQIERKNLRQWILKITAYAERLLEDLEGLDWPESTLAMQKNWIGKSKGAEVVFQIDGTKDKLTVFTTRPDTLFGATYMVVSPEHPILTRIVSDEQKEAVAAYQAAAANKSDLERVDLNKDKTGVFTGAYAINPVNGNKIPVWTSDYVLMGYGTGAIMAVPAHDERDYAFAKKFGLDIIEVIQSEKGVKEEAFTGDGELINSGFLNGLRVRESKAKMIEWLKEKGVGQGKTTYKLRDWVFARQRYWGEPIPLVHCEKCGVVALPERELPLRLPEMKNFEPSGTGESPLANATEWLHTTCPQCAGPALRETNTMPQWAGSCWYYLRYMDPHNDQALVDPEIEKAYGPVDCYIGGAEHAVLHLLYARFWHKVLYDLGVVHTKEPFQKLRHQGMILAFSYRDKMGNYHGYEEIDFKDGKAFLKTSGEELSPMVEKMSKSKKNVINPDDILSQYGADAFRMYEMFMGPFEASKPWDMKGIEGIARFLRRIVAWNDSVKLTTASNPKEIEILKNKTVAKITEDIENFHFNTAISALMVLFNEISKLQSVSQDTFETFLKLLHPFAPHITEEIWQTSGHADFLVKQTWPKADADIIAQEMVEVGVQVNGKVRDRIKVVATASKEEMEKAALSSEKVQKYLEGCEIKKIIVVPARIISIIAAPKK